The Acipenser ruthenus chromosome 25, fAciRut3.2 maternal haplotype, whole genome shotgun sequence genome has a window encoding:
- the LOC117413920 gene encoding 5-hydroxytryptamine receptor 1D-like, protein MMAQTNQSADIYLQILSANSSQNFSDMISTWDENCILGLQISLYIILGIITLATVLSNIFVIITIFLTRKLHTPANFLIGSLAVTDLLVSILVMPISIAYTVSKTWSFGQIMCDIWLSSDITCCTASILHLCVIALDRYWAITDALEYSKKRTTCRAGVMIAVVWVISICISIPPLFWRQAKAQEELADCNVNTDHIFYTIYSTFGAFYIPTVLLIILYGRIYVAARSRIFKPPSSCGKRFTTAELIGGSDGSSLCSINSNSNQDGQLQPGGSPIFINHVKVKLADSVLERKRICAARERKATKTLGIILGAFIFCWLPFFVVTLVISICQEACWFHQVLFDFFTWLGYLNSLINPVIYTAFNDEFKQAFQKLIRFKRCY, encoded by the coding sequence ATGATGGCCCAAACCAACCAGTCTGCAGACATCTACCTCCAGATCTTATCTGCAAACAGCTCACAGAACTTCAGTGACATGATTAGCACCTGGGACGAGAACTGCATCCTGGGGCTGCAGATCTCTTTGTACATTATCTTGGGGATCATCACCCTGGCCACGGTCCTGTCCAACATCTTTGTGATTATCACCATCTTCCTGACTCGTAAACTCCACACTCCCGCTAATTTCCTCATAGGCTCCCTGGCAGTGACTGATCTCCTGGTGTCCATATTGGTGATGCCAATCAGCATTGCCTACACTGTGAGCAAGACCTGGTCATTCGGGCAGATCATGTGCGACATCTGGCTGTCATCGGACATCACCTGCTGCACAGCCTCCATCCTGCACCTTTGTGTCATTGCTCTTGACCGGTACTGGGCCATCACGGATGCCCTTGAGTACTCTAAGAAAAGGACCACCTGTAGAGCGGGGGTCATGATCGCTGTGGTCTGGGTGATCTCCATCTGCATTTCCATACCTCCCCTTTTCTGGAGGCAGGCCAAAGCTCAAGAGGAGCTGGCGGACTGCAACGTCAACACCGACCACATCTTCTACACCATTTACTCCACATTTGGGGCCTTCTATATCCCCACTGTGCTGCTGATAATCCTCTACGGCAGGATATACGTGGCTGCCAGATCAAGGATCTTCAAGCCCCCGTCTTCTTGTGGGAAGCGCTTCACCACAGCCGAGCTGATAGGTGGATCTGATGGGTCCTCGCTCTGCTCCATTAACTCAAACTCTAACCAAGATGGCCAGCTACAGCCTGGAGGTTCTCCGATTTTCATAAACCACGTCAAGGTCAAGCTGGCGGATAGTGTGCTGGAGCGGAAGAGGATCTGTGCGGCTAGAGAGAGGAAAGCCACCAAGACCCTCGGGATCATCCTGGGAGCATTCATCTTTTGCTGGCTGCCCTTCTTCGTGGTGACCTTGGTAATATCTATCTGCCAGGAGGCCTGTTGGTTCCATCAAGTGCTCTTTGATTTCTTCACCTGGCTAGGGTACCTGAACTCCCTCATCAACCCAGTGATCTACACGGCTTTCAACGATGAGTTCAAGCAAGCTTTCCAGAAGCTCATACGATTTAAGCGGTGCTATTAA